A stretch of Methanococcus voltae DNA encodes these proteins:
- the eif1A gene encoding translation initiation factor eIF-1A → MDPRQQQPQPTRVRTPRKEEGELLGIIEQMLGASRVRVRCMDGKLRMGRIPGKLKRKIWVRENDVVIVTPWEVQSDEKCDIIWRYTKGQVDWLNKRGYLDFMNQ, encoded by the coding sequence ATGGACCCAAGACAACAACAACCACAACCTACAAGAGTTAGAACCCCAAGAAAAGAAGAAGGCGAACTTTTAGGGATTATTGAGCAAATGTTAGGTGCAAGTAGAGTAAGAGTAAGATGTATGGATGGTAAATTAAGAATGGGAAGAATTCCTGGTAAATTAAAAAGAAAAATATGGGTAAGAGAAAACGATGTCGTAATTGTAACTCCGTGGGAAGTTCAAAGCGATGAAAAATGCGATATAATTTGGAGATACACAAAAGGACAAGTTGACTGGTTAAATAAAAGAGGATACTTAGATTTCATGAACCAGTAA
- a CDS encoding RNA-binding domain-containing protein: MIINLRAFLKPTESYEKVAKAITNIFPDAELTLKDGKYVLGTAKNINVFKKLLRTQEILDTGRMVLERGVSDNLTKFYINKQAAFSKMLNFDKDVHGGIKVSILIDENDEENFEKYAKLTGVEDEKDINPVLYHIIKDIAPKTKNGYIINEDEL, translated from the coding sequence ATGATTATAAACTTAAGAGCATTTTTAAAACCAACTGAAAGCTATGAAAAAGTCGCTAAAGCAATAACTAACATATTTCCAGATGCAGAATTGACTTTAAAAGATGGAAAATACGTACTGGGGACTGCAAAAAATATAAACGTCTTTAAAAAATTATTGCGAACTCAAGAAATATTGGATACTGGGAGAATGGTATTAGAAAGAGGAGTTTCAGACAATTTAACGAAATTTTATATAAATAAACAAGCAGCATTTTCTAAAATGTTAAATTTTGATAAGGATGTACACGGCGGTATAAAAGTATCTATACTTATTGATGAAAACGATGAAGAAAATTTTGAAAAATATGCAAAACTTACTGGCGTAGAAGATGAAAAAGACATCAACCCGGTACTTTACCACATAATAAAGGATATTGCACCGAAAACTAAAAACGGATATATCATCAATGAAGACGAATTATAA
- a CDS encoding winged helix-turn-helix domain-containing protein produces MIRYVAYKIKPEEFLNNEISNKALNLDGKYIHRVRILGKVSNITQEGVKTFQVNDVIVKDFENISENKFEEGDLIDVIGRIGIYNDERYVSIEVISNKSKNAEKWTMLREKEIEETRKYVNDEGNQSYNRDEYQESEFSGSGNSGDGFGDMENEALEELFGELDAKDNVLDVIRNNNEIGYYDILDLVEISEEELDGILEELIDNSEIYEPKPRVYREM; encoded by the coding sequence ATGATTAGATATGTAGCTTATAAAATAAAGCCAGAAGAGTTTTTAAATAATGAAATATCCAACAAAGCCTTAAATTTAGATGGTAAATATATTCATAGGGTTAGGATACTCGGAAAAGTGTCAAATATTACACAAGAGGGTGTAAAAACATTCCAAGTCAATGATGTAATCGTAAAAGATTTTGAAAACATCTCCGAAAATAAATTCGAAGAAGGCGATTTAATCGACGTAATCGGAAGAATCGGAATATATAACGATGAAAGATATGTTTCAATCGAAGTTATCAGTAATAAATCAAAAAACGCTGAAAAATGGACAATGTTGCGTGAAAAGGAAATCGAAGAAACCCGAAAATACGTAAATGACGAAGGAAATCAGTCTTACAATAGGGATGAATATCAGGAAAGTGAATTCTCCGGCTCTGGCAATTCAGGTGATGGATTTGGGGATATGGAAAATGAAGCTTTAGAGGAATTATTTGGGGAATTAGATGCAAAAGATAACGTTTTAGACGTAATACGAAATAATAACGAAATAGGATATTATGATATATTAGACTTGGTGGAAATCTCTGAGGAAGAATTAGACGGTATTTTGGAAGAATTAATTGATAATTCTGAAATATACGAGCCAAAACCGAGAGTTTACCGAGAAATGTAA
- the sppA gene encoding signal peptide peptidase SppA: MNSPGGSSIASTKLAEKIEEVSQKKPVVAYIEAMGASAAYGAAASTGYIVAEKEALVGSIGVRMDILHYYGLMDKIGVNSTVIKGGEYKDIGSPYRPMTEEEQEMLQKIVNNSYVDFVSQIARDRNMTYEEANELAQGKVYDGRDALQLGLVDENGDFDQAINVLAKRTNLSVDDINIKTYSKEDTRPGNLFGFDSNEAFYYIGKGIGSELSNGLSQELYEESVNYELVR, encoded by the coding sequence ATAAATTCTCCAGGTGGCAGTAGTATTGCAAGCACTAAATTAGCTGAAAAAATAGAAGAAGTATCTCAAAAAAAGCCTGTAGTAGCTTACATTGAAGCTATGGGTGCATCTGCAGCTTATGGTGCTGCAGCTTCAACAGGATATATTGTAGCTGAAAAAGAAGCACTAGTCGGTAGTATTGGTGTAAGAATGGATATATTACACTACTACGGTTTAATGGATAAAATAGGTGTTAATTCTACAGTTATAAAAGGTGGGGAGTACAAAGACATCGGTTCACCGTATCGTCCAATGACAGAAGAAGAGCAAGAAATGTTGCAAAAAATCGTTAATAATTCTTACGTAGATTTCGTTTCACAAATTGCAAGAGATAGAAATATGACCTATGAGGAAGCTAATGAATTAGCACAGGGTAAAGTTTACGATGGTAGAGATGCATTACAACTTGGTTTGGTTGATGAAAATGGTGATTTTGACCAAGCTATAAATGTATTGGCAAAACGTACTAATTTATCCGTAGATGATATTAATATTAAGACTTATTCGAAAGAAGACACGAGACCCGGTAATTTATTTGGATTTGATTCAAATGAAGCTTTTTACTATATTGGTAAAGGTATAGGTTCTGAATTAAGCAACGGTCTTTCACAAGAACTTTACGAAGAATCTGTTAATTATGAATTAGTCCGGTAA
- the larE gene encoding ATP-dependent sacrificial sulfur transferase LarE — protein sequence MDKEKFKDIKNFFRGKKVIVSYSGGVDSTLVAKLAQNGEDCVAVTIDNGFFSKSSLKYAEKKAKLMNLKHVIIDVNQLDENVCVENRCYECKKMMAKILNEVKDQLEFDIIVDGTIYEDLSEDRPGLVAYRESGIISPLAKYKITKDDVNEFSYYLGLDIPKKETCIATRVLDSPITKEKMQMSKLAEDFIMNLLDITGYFRVRTLKDVAIIEVSANDAQKFLKTNIFKEIDTKLKELGYQRVMLDLSLK from the coding sequence ATGGATAAAGAAAAATTTAAAGATATAAAAAATTTTTTTAGGGGCAAAAAGGTAATTGTTTCATACTCTGGTGGTGTTGACAGTACTTTAGTAGCAAAACTGGCTCAAAATGGAGAAGATTGTGTCGCTGTAACTATTGACAATGGATTTTTTTCAAAAAGTTCTTTGAAATATGCCGAAAAAAAGGCAAAATTGATGAATTTGAAACATGTGATTATTGATGTAAATCAATTGGATGAAAATGTTTGCGTTGAAAATAGGTGCTATGAATGTAAAAAGATGATGGCAAAAATTCTAAATGAGGTAAAAGACCAGTTAGAATTTGATATTATCGTAGATGGTACCATTTATGAAGACCTTTCAGAAGATAGGCCAGGTTTGGTCGCTTATCGTGAATCTGGAATTATTTCGCCATTAGCAAAATATAAAATAACAAAAGACGATGTAAACGAGTTTTCTTACTATTTGGGTCTTGATATACCTAAAAAAGAGACTTGCATAGCTACAAGAGTCTTAGACAGTCCAATAACTAAGGAAAAAATGCAAATGTCTAAACTTGCAGAAGACTTTATTATGAACCTTTTAGATATTACTGGTTATTTTAGGGTTAGAACCTTAAAAGACGTCGCAATAATAGAAGTAAGTGCTAATGATGCACAAAAATTCTTGAAAACTAATATTTTTAAAGAAATAGATACAAAATTAAAAGAATTGGGCTATCAAAGAGTAATGTTAGACCTTAGTTTAAAATAA
- a CDS encoding undecaprenyl-diphosphate phosphatase, whose amino-acid sequence MLGFEQIILGIVQGFTEFLPVSSSGHLAIISKLLSIEPQISYFAALHFATFLAVFMFVKDDIVKITKGLVQKDKSSRDLSFKLIISTIPAVIVGLLLKSYFTSLYGSLKVIGVLLAITGIMMILSDKMTSGTKSMYDISHKDALLVGLTQAFAILPGISRSGSTLFTSVYRGMKKEDAFKYSFIMSLPITAGAGILELKDVALTFDSVLGLVFATISGLIALSIVKKLIIDNRLKIFGYYCILMSFFVIVFL is encoded by the coding sequence ATGTTGGGATTTGAACAAATCATACTCGGAATAGTCCAAGGGTTTACGGAATTTTTACCAGTTTCAAGTTCTGGACATTTGGCAATTATATCAAAACTGTTGTCAATTGAACCACAAATAAGTTATTTTGCAGCATTGCACTTTGCAACATTTTTAGCAGTTTTTATGTTTGTTAAAGACGATATAGTAAAAATTACCAAAGGATTAGTCCAAAAAGATAAATCTTCCAGAGATTTAAGTTTTAAATTAATAATATCCACCATACCGGCGGTTATCGTAGGGCTATTACTTAAAAGTTATTTCACCTCACTTTATGGGTCTTTAAAAGTTATAGGTGTTTTATTAGCCATTACGGGTATTATGATGATATTATCGGATAAAATGACCTCTGGGACTAAATCCATGTATGATATAAGTCATAAAGATGCTTTACTGGTTGGACTTACTCAGGCATTTGCAATATTGCCTGGTATATCACGTAGTGGCTCCACACTGTTTACTTCAGTCTATAGAGGTATGAAAAAAGAAGATGCTTTTAAATATTCATTTATAATGAGTTTACCTATTACTGCAGGTGCAGGTATTCTTGAATTAAAAGATGTAGCTTTGACTTTCGATTCAGTACTTGGTTTAGTATTTGCCACTATTTCAGGATTAATCGCATTGTCAATTGTTAAAAAATTAATAATAGATAATAGATTAAAGATATTTGGATATTATTGTATTTTAATGTCATTTTTTGTAATTGTATTCTTATAA
- the hisD gene encoding histidinol dehydrogenase → MIFKKIDELNDEEIQIIMNRNKTNMDNIIPIVSDILKNVRENKDSALKEYTKKFDGVDIEDFKVSKQEIDIAYDNVDSKVVYSLEQAYENIYDFHKAQRENLKEWALEKDGISTGQIIRPIEKAGCYVPGGKAFYPSSVLMTTVPAKVAGVKEVVVASPPNGTEGNYATLVASDICKVDSIFKLGGAQAIAGLAYGTESIPKVDIIVGPGNIFVTTAKKLVYGEVAIDFPAGPSEVLIICDEETNANYVALDFLAQAEHDPNASCVITTTTEDKAVEIKNRIIETAQHAKRKEIIIKALENSAIVYGSLEECIALSNEYAPEHLEIMTKNPREVLKYINNAGSIFLGHYAPVPVGDYASGTNHVLPTSGCAKMYSGLSVETFIKKPTVQELTQEGLRSISNVITTIAEAEGLYNHSEAVKGRLK, encoded by the coding sequence ATTATTTTCAAAAAAATCGATGAATTAAACGATGAAGAAATTCAAATAATAATGAATCGTAATAAAACAAACATGGACAATATCATACCTATAGTGAGCGATATTCTTAAAAACGTTAGAGAAAATAAAGATTCTGCCTTAAAAGAGTACACTAAAAAGTTTGATGGCGTAGATATTGAAGATTTTAAAGTTAGCAAGCAAGAAATTGATATTGCTTACGACAATGTGGATTCAAAAGTTGTATATAGCTTAGAACAGGCTTATGAAAATATATACGATTTCCACAAAGCTCAGCGTGAAAATTTAAAAGAATGGGCTTTGGAAAAAGACGGAATTAGCACTGGGCAAATCATAAGACCTATTGAAAAGGCTGGTTGCTATGTTCCCGGGGGAAAAGCATTCTATCCATCATCTGTATTAATGACCACAGTACCGGCAAAAGTTGCAGGGGTAAAAGAGGTTGTAGTAGCTTCTCCACCAAATGGAACGGAAGGGAATTACGCAACTTTAGTAGCTTCAGATATTTGTAAAGTAGATAGCATCTTTAAATTAGGTGGTGCTCAGGCAATCGCAGGTTTAGCTTACGGTACTGAAAGTATCCCTAAAGTTGATATTATTGTAGGTCCTGGCAATATATTTGTAACCACGGCTAAAAAATTAGTTTACGGAGAAGTAGCTATTGATTTCCCCGCTGGACCTTCAGAAGTCTTAATAATTTGCGATGAAGAAACAAATGCGAATTATGTGGCTCTTGACTTTTTAGCACAGGCTGAACACGACCCTAACGCTTCGTGTGTGATTACTACAACCACCGAAGATAAAGCTGTTGAAATTAAAAACAGGATAATTGAAACTGCACAGCACGCAAAGAGAAAAGAGATAATAATAAAGGCTTTAGAAAATTCTGCAATAGTTTATGGTAGTTTAGAGGAATGTATAGCTTTATCAAACGAATATGCTCCTGAACACCTTGAAATAATGACTAAAAACCCGAGAGAAGTCCTAAAATACATTAATAATGCTGGAAGTATCTTTTTGGGTCATTATGCTCCTGTACCTGTGGGAGATTACGCAAGTGGTACAAATCACGTTTTGCCAACTTCGGGCTGTGCTAAAATGTACTCAGGTCTTAGCGTAGAAACCTTTATTAAAAAACCTACAGTTCAAGAATTGACCCAGGAAGGTTTAAGAAGTATTTCAAATGTTATTACCACAATTGCGGAAGCAGAGGGTTTATATAATCATTCGGAAGCTGTTAAAGGTAGGTTAAAATAA
- the cgi121 gene encoding KEOPS complex subunit Cgi121, which produces MNKIIKENTFEINDKKYIILGIKNAVVNNEIFQLNKKFEFQMINADYIATIEHIKHAILQAMTKKNISNNFWVEILVRASATRQIATAIKLLGAKSGDVCLICNDEETANIIIDKIGGIVQKNSVEFLDVPNDVNNEKFKKIVELYGLKNVNSSKELVKRVLEEIAIIECKV; this is translated from the coding sequence ATGAACAAAATAATAAAAGAGAACACCTTTGAAATTAACGATAAAAAATATATTATACTTGGAATTAAAAATGCAGTTGTTAATAATGAAATATTTCAATTAAATAAAAAATTCGAATTTCAAATGATAAATGCGGACTATATTGCTACTATAGAACATATAAAACACGCCATATTACAAGCGATGACTAAAAAAAACATTTCCAATAATTTTTGGGTTGAAATTCTTGTAAGAGCTTCAGCTACTCGTCAAATAGCTACGGCAATTAAACTATTGGGTGCAAAATCTGGCGATGTATGTTTAATATGTAATGATGAAGAAACAGCAAACATAATTATTGATAAAATCGGCGGAATTGTTCAAAAAAACAGCGTAGAATTTTTAGATGTTCCAAATGATGTTAATAATGAGAAATTTAAAAAGATTGTTGAATTATATGGGTTAAAAAATGTTAATTCATCTAAAGAATTAGTTAAAAGAGTACTTGAAGAAATAGCAATTATTGAATGTAAGGTTTAA
- a CDS encoding 4Fe-4S binding protein — protein MSIINDNVNNDNNGKNSFSIEIDNNCVGCGACVPFCEQEAITALGNATIDTEKCIECHVCVDYCTIGAIKVITK, from the coding sequence ATGTCAATAATAAATGATAATGTTAATAACGATAACAACGGCAAAAATTCATTTTCCATAGAAATTGATAACAATTGCGTTGGTTGTGGGGCTTGTGTTCCATTTTGCGAGCAAGAAGCAATAACTGCATTAGGTAATGCTACGATTGATACTGAAAAATGTATCGAGTGCCATGTCTGTGTAGATTACTGTACCATTGGTGCAATAAAGGTAATAACAAAATAA
- a CDS encoding IMP cyclohydrolase, with protein sequence MYLGRFLILGKTEEGNPFVTYRVSSRSFPNRISKEMDENTIAIVPKDLEEMFKNTYITYNCVKIVKDENNSENDVIVATNGSQTDIIADKIRLGLPLRDALSLTMIAMDYEKDDYNTPRISVAFSKNEAYMSYVSKDDIRVKKVDLEVGEAYYLSVYEGCKITSHQTIAVDVKTAEEISKNIMEHEYFENPVTCATVMLTNNGIEKSLI encoded by the coding sequence ATGTATCTTGGAAGATTTTTAATATTGGGCAAAACAGAGGAAGGAAATCCTTTTGTGACTTACAGGGTATCAAGTAGAAGTTTCCCTAATAGGATATCTAAAGAAATGGATGAAAATACTATCGCAATAGTACCAAAAGACTTAGAAGAAATGTTTAAAAATACATATATTACTTATAATTGTGTTAAAATTGTAAAAGATGAAAATAATTCCGAAAATGACGTAATTGTGGCTACAAACGGCTCACAAACAGATATTATTGCAGATAAAATAAGGTTGGGTTTACCCTTAAGAGATGCACTCTCATTAACTATGATTGCAATGGATTATGAAAAAGACGATTACAATACTCCAAGGATATCTGTAGCTTTTAGCAAAAACGAAGCTTACATGTCATACGTATCAAAAGACGACATCAGAGTTAAAAAAGTTGATTTAGAAGTTGGTGAAGCATACTACTTAAGTGTTTACGAAGGATGCAAAATAACAAGTCATCAAACAATAGCTGTTGACGTGAAAACTGCGGAAGAGATTTCTAAAAACATAATGGAGCACGAATACTTTGAAAATCCAGTAACTTGTGCAACAGTAATGCTTACAAATAACGGTATTGAAAAATCATTGATATAA
- a CDS encoding MarR family winged helix-turn-helix transcriptional regulator, translating into MEYTPKDLISHYIYLIHLELNILNNNLLKDCEITSSQFRVLSCLWVKDGLTQSEIHEYLGIKPSSISGLIDCLEKKGFLKRVVDKEDARINRIYLTEKSAEFKECCWEKAINLNNEILDGFNEEEKEEVKKTLEKLYDNVHKRLLNQNNKE; encoded by the coding sequence TTGGAATATACTCCTAAAGATTTAATATCTCACTACATATATTTGATACATTTAGAATTGAATATATTAAATAACAATTTATTAAAAGACTGCGAAATCACCTCCTCACAGTTTAGAGTGTTATCTTGCTTATGGGTGAAAGATGGATTGACACAGTCTGAAATACATGAATACTTGGGCATAAAACCATCTTCAATCTCCGGATTAATCGATTGTCTTGAGAAAAAAGGTTTTCTTAAAAGAGTAGTGGATAAAGAAGATGCAAGGATAAACAGAATATATTTAACCGAAAAAAGTGCAGAATTTAAAGAATGTTGCTGGGAAAAAGCGATTAACTTAAACAATGAAATATTAGATGGTTTTAACGAAGAAGAGAAAGAAGAAGTTAAAAAGACACTTGAAAAATTATACGATAATGTCCACAAAAGATTGTTAAACCAAAATAATAAAGAATAA
- the flaK gene encoding preflagellin peptidase FlaK, with translation MAYTIGLLGLILASIQDIKSREIENYIWIGMAVIGLLLSLYLSFTAGSFTPVISSVAGFIICFIIGYLMFVLGIGGADGKILMGMGALIPAYAFPIYSSLQPLYSMEYIPWFPLLVLFNGVILMIVLPIYLFFKNLSNGVKPKKLKEYVLMLIGEYITVAEAKKGNKVVLGKGKDVKLIPSVNDIGNYDLSKYKDTQYVWATPELPLLVPIAISYVITPFLGDKIISIILPL, from the coding sequence ATGGCATATACAATAGGACTTTTGGGATTGATACTAGCTTCTATACAGGATATCAAATCTCGGGAGATAGAAAATTATATTTGGATAGGAATGGCAGTCATAGGATTGCTTTTATCACTATATTTATCATTTACTGCAGGTAGCTTTACACCAGTGATTTCTTCAGTAGCTGGATTCATAATATGTTTTATAATCGGTTATTTAATGTTTGTATTGGGTATCGGTGGCGCAGATGGTAAAATACTAATGGGTATGGGTGCATTAATCCCTGCTTACGCATTTCCGATATATTCCTCACTTCAACCCCTATATTCAATGGAATATATCCCTTGGTTCCCTTTGTTAGTTTTATTTAACGGAGTTATTTTAATGATTGTATTACCAATTTATTTGTTCTTTAAAAACCTTTCAAACGGAGTAAAGCCTAAGAAATTGAAAGAATACGTTTTAATGTTAATTGGAGAATATATAACTGTTGCAGAAGCTAAAAAAGGAAATAAGGTAGTTTTAGGAAAAGGAAAAGATGTTAAATTAATACCTTCCGTAAATGATATTGGAAACTATGATTTGTCGAAATATAAAGATACTCAATATGTATGGGCAACTCCAGAATTACCGCTACTTGTACCAATTGCGATATCATATGTTATTACTCCATTTTTAGGGGATAAAATAATTAGTATTATATTGCCATTGTAA
- a CDS encoding Rpp14/Pop5 family protein: protein MLKTLPPTLREKKRYLAFEILHKEELSNDDIIGIIRTSIIDYCGLKECATANPWLIDYSNGMGILRVERTQVDNVKASLILLSHYKKNPINIRIMGVSNSIKNIRKKFLKVPHEPYYKIIQRKKREYQNKLKNKNI, encoded by the coding sequence ATGTTAAAAACATTACCACCAACATTACGGGAAAAAAAGCGATATTTGGCGTTTGAAATACTCCATAAAGAAGAACTTTCAAATGATGATATTATCGGCATAATTAGAACTTCTATAATTGATTACTGCGGACTTAAAGAATGTGCTACGGCTAATCCTTGGTTAATTGATTATAGCAATGGTATGGGTATTTTAAGGGTCGAAAGGACACAAGTAGATAACGTAAAAGCTTCTTTAATACTATTAAGCCATTATAAAAAAAATCCAATAAATATAAGAATTATGGGTGTTTCAAATTCGATAAAGAATATCCGAAAAAAATTCTTAAAAGTTCCGCACGAGCCTTATTATAAAATAATTCAAAGGAAAAAAAGAGAATATCAAAATAAATTGAAAAATAAAAATATATAA
- the surE gene encoding 5'/3'-nucleotidase SurE: MDKLDILLVNDDGIQSNGLLELKNTLEDNFDANITVVAPSNQQSGIGRAISLFEPLRITKVRLPDCTEGFAVSGTPTDCVVLGIFKILDKIPDYVVSGINIGENLGTEITTSGTLGAAFEGAHHGAKSIACSLQVKTDDIKFNEGHAPVEFRNSAKILCNVLKKSIDYNIFESGCDVLNVNVPHEGDEKTPWEITTLARKMYTTHIDQRKDPRGRDYYWLDGSPVFDEEEGTDVHTVRLKNKVSITPLTLDTTLKDLERFKKEYNDKLI; the protein is encoded by the coding sequence ATGGACAAACTTGATATATTATTAGTTAATGACGATGGTATTCAATCAAACGGATTGTTGGAGTTAAAAAATACACTTGAAGATAATTTCGACGCAAATATAACTGTTGTAGCCCCCTCAAATCAGCAAAGTGGTATCGGTAGGGCTATAAGCTTATTTGAACCACTTAGAATAACAAAAGTTAGACTTCCTGACTGTACTGAAGGTTTTGCCGTTTCTGGAACGCCTACGGACTGTGTTGTTCTTGGAATATTTAAAATACTTGACAAAATACCTGATTACGTGGTATCTGGCATAAATATCGGTGAAAACTTAGGTACTGAAATCACCACGTCCGGAACTCTTGGGGCTGCTTTTGAAGGTGCTCACCACGGTGCAAAATCAATTGCTTGTTCATTACAAGTCAAAACAGACGATATTAAATTTAATGAAGGTCACGCACCGGTTGAATTTAGAAATTCCGCCAAAATATTATGCAATGTGCTTAAAAAATCTATTGATTATAACATATTTGAAAGCGGTTGCGATGTTTTAAATGTAAACGTTCCACACGAAGGGGATGAAAAAACACCTTGGGAGATTACCACACTTGCTCGAAAGATGTACACGACCCACATTGACCAGAGAAAAGACCCTCGAGGTAGGGACTACTATTGGCTTGATGGAAGCCCCGTTTTTGATGAAGAAGAAGGTACTGATGTACATACTGTACGATTAAAAAATAAAGTTTCAATTACGCCCCTTACATTAGATACTACATTAAAAGACTTGGAAAGGTTTAAAAAAGAATATAACGATAAATTAATTTAA
- a CDS encoding methanogenesis marker 17 protein, with product MSKITVECTDPDGKEIYDRIIQTNLEDLVLGKSVLQVVMICNLDEPYFTIGALPKSTSRAVSLRDIAEISEESKQDGKVIKKLNIIDETYAPKLLEKINVIDQPSRLEIITDSDIELNTKIYDAKDEFIDKVLDFMNRVFPEGMRVRQTLHGKSIVMVASEKPIAPEWLKEAKDLKEKLENSLVRY from the coding sequence ATGTCAAAGATAACCGTAGAATGTACTGACCCGGATGGAAAGGAAATATATGATAGAATAATACAAACAAACCTTGAAGACTTGGTTTTAGGTAAATCCGTACTACAAGTTGTTATGATTTGTAATTTAGATGAGCCTTATTTTACAATAGGGGCATTGCCCAAGTCTACCTCGAGAGCAGTTAGTTTAAGAGATATTGCAGAAATCAGTGAAGAATCAAAGCAAGATGGGAAGGTAATTAAAAAGTTAAACATCATAGATGAAACATATGCTCCAAAACTCTTGGAAAAAATAAATGTGATCGACCAGCCTTCAAGATTAGAAATAATAACAGATTCGGATATCGAGTTAAACACAAAAATATACGACGCAAAAGATGAATTTATCGATAAAGTATTAGATTTTATGAATAGGGTATTTCCTGAAGGTATGCGAGTTAGACAAACTTTACACGGTAAATCAATTGTTATGGTAGCTTCAGAGAAACCAATAGCTCCAGAATGGTTGAAGGAAGCAAAAGATTTAAAAGAAAAATTAGAAAATTCACTCGTAAGATATTAA
- a CDS encoding DUF2798 domain-containing protein, whose translation MTTEKIKIKTNFKQQNIIFGVIMATLMAFGMSLAMTASVLGFNKTLLYAWPSKFLIAVAVAVPYSFIANPIAKKITSKILKN comes from the coding sequence ATGACTACAGAAAAAATAAAAATAAAAACAAACTTTAAACAACAAAATATCATTTTTGGAGTAATTATGGCAACGTTAATGGCCTTTGGAATGTCCCTTGCGATGACTGCGTCTGTTTTAGGATTTAATAAAACATTATTGTATGCTTGGCCATCTAAATTTTTAATAGCGGTTGCTGTAGCAGTTCCTTATTCATTTATTGCAAATCCAATTGCCAAAAAAATAACTTCAAAAATTTTAAAAAATTAA